Proteins from a genomic interval of Methanoplanus endosymbiosus:
- a CDS encoding ABC transporter substrate-binding protein, translating into MDRRLLSVLVLLVAVIAVSIAGCTGSTPAESTQQTADTATELYKVGIDGGPYPPFTMIDDQGKATGFDVESMKWIAEDQGFEVEFNPISWDGIIPALQAGKIDMVYSGMTITDERKEKVNFSKPYWTVNQAVVARKDSGVTVDDLKAGKYAVGTQRGCSAGIWMEENLVNEGIMSEDQIKSYDNTPLAVNDLEAGRIEAVMYDSTVMRDIIDGKENLEIVGYIETNEEFGIAVRKDDTELLGKLNAGLEKLMASDDWQELIDKYKMK; encoded by the coding sequence ATGGACAGAAGATTGTTATCCGTTCTGGTATTACTTGTTGCTGTTATTGCAGTGAGCATTGCAGGATGTACCGGAAGCACTCCTGCTGAAAGCACACAGCAGACTGCTGATACAGCAACAGAGCTTTACAAAGTTGGTATTGATGGAGGCCCATACCCGCCATTTACAATGATCGATGATCAGGGTAAGGCAACAGGTTTTGATGTTGAATCAATGAAATGGATCGCAGAAGACCAGGGATTTGAAGTAGAGTTCAATCCGATCTCATGGGACGGAATTATTCCTGCACTTCAGGCAGGAAAGATAGATATGGTCTATTCAGGGATGACCATAACTGACGAGCGTAAGGAGAAGGTTAACTTTTCAAAACCATACTGGACTGTAAATCAGGCAGTTGTTGCAAGGAAGGACTCCGGTGTAACCGTTGATGATTTAAAGGCAGGAAAATATGCAGTAGGTACACAGAGAGGATGTTCAGCAGGGATCTGGATGGAAGAGAATCTTGTAAATGAGGGCATCATGTCTGAAGACCAGATCAAATCATATGACAACACACCTCTGGCAGTAAATGATCTCGAAGCAGGAAGGATTGAAGCTGTAATGTATGACAGCACAGTGATGAGAGACATCATCGACGGCAAGGAGAACCTTGAGATCGTCGGATATATTGAGACAAACGAGGAGTTTGGAATTGCTGTCCGCAAGGATGATACAGAACTTCTCGGAAAGCTCAATGCAGGACTTGAAAAACTCATGGCATCTGACGACTGGCAGGAGCTCATTGATAAGTACAAGATGAAATAG
- a CDS encoding MFS transporter: MRETEDESRNNSRYYNTALVLFCLCIIIPMISETMLIAALPVIEHEFSATGILGAWILPVVLLVGAAFAPFAGTLGDCFGRKKVLCIFLSFYVAGTFMGGFAWDIWSLLFFRFLQGIGIAASPIAYALVSEQFPLHKVPMGIAFLAASYGAGALTGVLFGAYIIDFFGWRATYYILSPVVAAHFIAMLWYIRPSSETNSGGIDWKGTLCLFVSLLSLMVSATVLYDSGKIDLWSLSAIAVCLISGLLFFYIEKRTDFPAINLSMLKSPLMITISASAVLVNMLTYLLIQTMPFIIQSPTGLMLDARFVGLVMMPGAVADMVASPVAGRWMRKRSAKVPIYLGAVMMAAGCMLYFVLPQSIISLAVIWVLFSGGMGIVATCYMIIMINSVPKERTAGATGLLHSSINVGGMAGPMIAGIFLAAYTMNFTIGGEVWTLPTEQAFELSFGFGVVVTLVILALIYLICRFSGLNKTQI; the protein is encoded by the coding sequence TTGAGGGAAACAGAAGATGAAAGCAGAAATAACAGCAGATACTATAACACTGCCTTAGTCCTCTTCTGTCTCTGTATTATCATACCTATGATAAGTGAGACTATGCTCATCGCGGCCCTGCCGGTTATTGAACATGAGTTCTCAGCTACAGGAATACTTGGCGCATGGATTCTGCCGGTAGTCCTGCTTGTCGGTGCGGCGTTTGCACCATTTGCCGGGACACTGGGGGACTGTTTCGGCCGTAAGAAGGTACTCTGCATATTTCTCTCATTTTATGTTGCAGGGACATTTATGGGAGGTTTTGCCTGGGACATCTGGTCTCTGCTCTTCTTCCGGTTTTTGCAGGGTATAGGGATTGCAGCGTCACCTATTGCCTACGCACTGGTATCAGAACAGTTTCCACTGCATAAGGTTCCGATGGGGATTGCTTTTCTTGCGGCCTCATATGGTGCAGGGGCACTGACAGGTGTGCTATTCGGAGCTTATATTATTGACTTCTTCGGCTGGAGGGCAACATATTACATATTATCTCCTGTCGTGGCGGCACATTTTATTGCAATGTTATGGTACATCAGGCCGTCATCTGAGACAAATTCCGGAGGTATAGACTGGAAGGGAACGCTATGTCTCTTTGTGTCGCTTCTCTCCCTGATGGTTTCGGCGACAGTTCTATATGACAGCGGAAAAATCGATCTATGGTCACTGTCTGCAATAGCGGTCTGTCTCATCTCCGGGCTGCTCTTCTTTTACATTGAAAAGAGAACGGATTTTCCGGCGATAAACCTCTCAATGCTTAAATCCCCGTTGATGATAACGATATCGGCATCTGCGGTGCTTGTCAATATGCTCACATACCTGCTGATTCAGACTATGCCGTTTATCATTCAGAGTCCGACCGGACTTATGCTGGATGCAAGGTTTGTCGGACTTGTGATGATGCCCGGTGCTGTTGCAGATATGGTTGCAAGCCCGGTTGCCGGACGATGGATGAGGAAAAGGTCTGCAAAGGTTCCGATCTATCTTGGTGCGGTTATGATGGCTGCCGGATGTATGCTCTATTTTGTGCTGCCCCAGTCGATAATCTCCCTTGCTGTCATCTGGGTGCTCTTCTCCGGAGGAATGGGTATTGTTGCAACATGCTATATGATAATTATGATTAATTCTGTCCCGAAGGAGAGGACAGCCGGGGCTACCGGGCTTTTGCACAGTTCAATAAATGTCGGAGGGATGGCAGGGCCGATGATTGCCGGAATTTTCCTTGCGGCATATACGATGAACTTTACAATAGGCGGTGAAGTCTGGACCCTGCCGACAGAGCAGGCATTTGAACTTTCGTTTGGTTTTGGGGTTGTTGTTACGCTTGTAATCCTTGCCCTTATCTATCTGATCTGCCGTTTTTCCGGCCTGAATAAGACTCAGATTTGA
- a CDS encoding DEAD/DEAH box helicase, protein MAEYSVQSTHRELVEKLKDYIQAQYFGENDLLLGACKDLLDEKNSIYRDPYIESNQTYHLQKNGLVDANIPEKIKDFLCQMSDKNLGVFKNPYCHQVKALEDFYHGNDILVTTGTGSGKTECFMWPLIANLANEAKTHPDSWKKRGVRALLLYPMNALVADQIGRLRKMIGDYDGDFHTLFTEYTGDINIRSPQFGMYTGRTPYPGQPVKKKDVNLAKTLECNLINHSPELIAELKSMGKYPSKYNLETYIANLNEGNHKTTLQDAELITRKEMQDNCPDILVTNYSMLQYMLIRQIEQPFWSNTRDWLNEFPDNKLLLVIDEAHMYHGSAGGEVALLIRRLMYKLGITRDKVRFILTSASIPADDEGSKIELKHFLREITSCKEDTFSIIVGENKEYNSPNSIDISAKKIRDFPLDDFQLDNTTKILAVHKFFRLLDGTRPPYDTIKELEAWLFETLPKYGPVQRIINQTAGNATEINELAGIVFPDYDIETALPATQVLLSLLPLAKKDGQVLFPARLHMFFRGLQGLYACTNPKCSEKHTGDGITLGKIYSDNGRDTCSCGGKIYELINDRRCGALFIKGYLHNAENFVEKKYLWKTPGEVFGDELKEVHLYVVPKNWSGNMGKENIRNGWLDTKTGFIHFNNIHAEEDEFLQVCYSLNPVKGKPDQFTFSKCPKCKKRLTYYSFSDFSTKGNEPFYNIVSSQLSVQPPTIFDEEKIKQQPNAGRKVLVFSDSRQRAALLAKDMTRAADAYAARAVLVLAAIHLQEWAEDTGNIVTLEMLYPAFLEIASHNHLRLFYGGNKARFKEDLEIIKVAIKKAEKRNQSLKYDRLVKDFDDIPGLFSEQLLKNLCSSFRSLTDLGLGWMEPCYKDDIEECLESFEEHDIEMSEGEFIALFAAWAQYHCTNSYAIGTLISDQIRYNIALRKYGRFGVEEKDQNKLPSRFKNVLKEKYTSKQIDLILLKLFKTFLRRGRGEENGSYFLVLDKIALKYRDNHNWYRCKTCSNIFPYTLFGKCADCGSSDIYDMGEEDLERYKFWREPVIDAITEGSGKSIRTINTEEHTAQLSYKDQQFDIWSTTESYEMGFQNLLFDDDYPVDVLSCTTTMEVGIDIGSLTAISLRNVPPMRENYQQRAGRAGRRGTSISTIVTYAHNGPHDGWYFTHPDKIISGDASSPWIDVDNFTLLQRHVNLLILSEFLSENRTDLYEYPVLSFFDNFYDDFIDFLNTFRFKPDLEATIFSAKKIDDIYYKNIVDGLTPELQRIRDDVLQNRELYEAQVEKGHKISLLDHLSFEGILPTYSFPQDVVGFFIEDRYGSKILQRPDRSLDIAISEYAPGKVLVVNKETYKVGGIYSFHSKFRKGNKRENQAQPYFEDPNYLSDLYLCPDPYCGWTDTDYPMDGVCPFCGKPVSENKKQKLLRPWGFAPVNGRPIPEAHAEFEQSYAEEPCYFATPDRRDMKDIGCQHIMAAVRSDKIRIINKGVKGRGFNVCQKCGAAEVAEQLTGEGSGSKMLEDIDRPYAIPGVTSKKCSHNPINLYLGHTFATDMIVFEFELDKSRINTNPLGMWISNAATTLAEAFLLAASRTLDVDFKDIKGGHRIHGTGSTTFVDIYIYDSLSSGAGYATGLWKMIDPLLENVQDVLNCDEENPCNTACHTCLKHYWNQRVHDKLDRFAAFDLLNWGMYGDLPEPLSVDKQSDLIYPLKRLIVDDHPRIKFKCDSTCISMILPNKSIEFVVCPAMWVLPGNQSNTFYLSDKMVIRALPKAFDEVDKFIRNLSPH, encoded by the coding sequence ATGGCTGAATACAGCGTTCAAAGTACACACCGTGAACTTGTGGAAAAACTGAAAGACTACATTCAGGCACAATACTTTGGTGAAAATGATCTTCTTTTGGGTGCATGTAAAGATCTTCTGGATGAAAAAAATTCTATCTACAGGGATCCCTATATTGAATCAAATCAGACATACCACTTACAAAAAAACGGACTGGTTGATGCTAATATCCCGGAAAAAATCAAAGATTTCCTTTGCCAGATGAGTGACAAAAATTTAGGTGTTTTCAAAAATCCCTACTGTCACCAGGTTAAAGCACTTGAGGATTTTTATCATGGGAATGACATTCTGGTAACGACAGGCACCGGTTCTGGAAAGACAGAGTGCTTCATGTGGCCCCTTATTGCAAACCTTGCAAATGAAGCAAAAACACATCCTGATTCTTGGAAAAAACGAGGTGTCAGGGCGTTGTTACTTTACCCCATGAATGCACTGGTCGCGGATCAGATCGGCCGTTTGCGTAAAATGATTGGGGATTATGATGGAGATTTTCACACACTCTTTACAGAGTATACGGGTGATATAAACATCCGTTCTCCCCAGTTTGGGATGTATACCGGCAGAACACCTTATCCGGGTCAGCCTGTGAAAAAGAAGGATGTAAATCTGGCAAAAACACTGGAATGTAATCTAATCAACCATAGCCCTGAGTTGATTGCGGAACTCAAATCAATGGGGAAGTATCCTTCAAAATATAATCTGGAAACCTATATTGCAAATCTGAATGAGGGTAACCATAAAACAACGTTACAAGATGCGGAATTAATCACACGTAAAGAGATGCAGGATAATTGTCCTGATATTCTTGTCACAAATTATTCGATGCTTCAGTACATGCTGATTCGGCAGATTGAACAGCCATTCTGGTCGAATACCCGCGATTGGTTGAACGAGTTTCCCGATAACAAACTTCTGTTAGTCATTGATGAAGCACATATGTATCACGGTTCTGCCGGGGGAGAGGTTGCCCTTCTCATTCGTCGGTTAATGTACAAGTTGGGAATTACACGTGATAAAGTTCGGTTTATCCTCACCAGTGCCAGTATTCCGGCTGATGATGAGGGCAGTAAAATTGAACTTAAACATTTTCTCAGGGAAATCACTTCATGCAAAGAAGATACATTCTCGATAATTGTTGGAGAAAATAAGGAGTATAATTCTCCTAATTCGATTGATATTTCCGCAAAAAAGATTCGTGACTTCCCTCTCGATGATTTCCAATTGGATAATACGACAAAGATATTGGCAGTCCACAAATTTTTCCGGTTACTTGACGGAACCAGACCACCGTATGATACAATCAAAGAACTGGAAGCATGGTTGTTTGAAACATTGCCAAAATATGGTCCAGTTCAACGGATAATAAATCAAACCGCTGGAAACGCTACCGAGATCAATGAACTTGCAGGAATTGTTTTCCCCGATTATGACATCGAAACTGCACTCCCCGCAACTCAGGTTCTTCTCTCGCTTCTACCACTTGCCAAAAAAGATGGGCAGGTTCTTTTCCCTGCACGACTTCACATGTTTTTCCGTGGCCTACAGGGGTTGTACGCCTGTACAAATCCGAAATGTTCTGAAAAACACACCGGTGACGGTATCACACTTGGGAAGATCTACTCAGACAATGGACGGGATACTTGTTCTTGTGGTGGGAAAATCTATGAGTTAATCAACGATAGAAGATGTGGAGCCCTGTTCATCAAAGGATATTTGCATAATGCAGAAAATTTTGTGGAGAAAAAATACCTTTGGAAAACTCCGGGCGAGGTATTTGGAGATGAATTGAAGGAAGTACATCTTTACGTTGTCCCTAAGAATTGGTCCGGGAATATGGGGAAGGAGAATATTCGTAATGGATGGCTTGATACAAAGACTGGTTTCATCCATTTCAACAATATTCATGCTGAAGAAGATGAATTCCTACAGGTTTGTTATTCTCTTAATCCGGTAAAAGGAAAACCGGATCAGTTTACATTTAGTAAATGTCCAAAATGTAAAAAAAGACTGACGTACTACTCTTTTTCGGATTTTTCTACAAAAGGAAATGAACCATTTTACAACATTGTTTCATCACAATTGTCCGTACAGCCACCTACAATATTTGATGAAGAAAAAATCAAACAACAACCAAATGCCGGGAGAAAAGTACTGGTATTTTCTGACAGCAGGCAAAGAGCTGCTTTACTTGCCAAAGATATGACCCGGGCAGCAGATGCTTATGCTGCAAGAGCTGTTTTGGTTCTGGCAGCTATCCATTTGCAGGAGTGGGCTGAAGATACGGGGAATATTGTGACACTTGAGATGCTTTACCCTGCATTTTTGGAGATCGCATCTCACAATCATTTACGCCTGTTCTATGGGGGGAACAAGGCTCGCTTTAAAGAAGATCTGGAAATCATCAAAGTTGCTATCAAAAAAGCAGAAAAACGTAACCAATCATTAAAATACGATCGGCTTGTCAAAGATTTTGATGATATACCGGGATTGTTTTCAGAACAACTCCTGAAAAATCTCTGCTCGTCCTTCAGGTCTTTGACAGATCTTGGACTGGGTTGGATGGAACCTTGCTACAAAGATGATATTGAAGAATGTCTTGAATCATTTGAGGAACATGATATTGAGATGTCTGAAGGGGAGTTCATTGCTCTTTTTGCTGCATGGGCCCAGTATCATTGTACAAACTCATATGCTATTGGAACCCTGATTTCCGATCAGATTAGGTATAATATTGCCCTTCGTAAATATGGCAGATTTGGTGTAGAAGAGAAAGATCAAAATAAACTACCCTCACGATTCAAGAATGTTTTGAAGGAAAAATATACTTCGAAACAGATTGATCTGATCTTGCTTAAATTGTTCAAAACGTTCCTTCGTCGCGGAAGAGGTGAGGAAAATGGCAGCTATTTTCTTGTCCTAGATAAAATTGCGTTAAAATACCGGGACAACCATAACTGGTACCGTTGTAAGACATGTTCTAATATTTTTCCATATACCCTGTTTGGAAAATGTGCTGATTGTGGTTCCTCTGACATCTATGATATGGGTGAGGAGGATCTTGAACGATACAAGTTCTGGAGAGAACCAGTTATTGATGCGATCACTGAAGGTTCAGGGAAATCAATTCGTACCATTAATACCGAAGAACACACAGCACAACTTTCCTACAAAGATCAACAGTTTGACATCTGGTCTACGACGGAAAGTTATGAGATGGGGTTTCAGAATCTTCTATTTGATGATGATTACCCAGTTGATGTATTGAGCTGTACAACAACGATGGAAGTTGGTATTGATATCGGTTCTTTGACTGCCATCAGCCTTCGAAATGTTCCCCCGATGCGGGAGAATTATCAACAGAGAGCCGGACGTGCGGGAAGACGCGGAACATCAATTTCAACCATTGTAACCTATGCTCATAATGGTCCCCATGATGGGTGGTACTTCACTCATCCCGATAAAATAATTTCAGGAGATGCCAGTAGTCCATGGATTGATGTAGATAATTTCACATTACTTCAGCGGCATGTCAATTTGCTTATCTTAAGTGAATTTTTGAGTGAAAATAGGACTGACTTGTATGAATATCCGGTATTATCGTTCTTTGATAATTTCTATGATGATTTCATCGATTTTCTGAATACATTCCGGTTTAAACCAGACCTTGAGGCAACCATTTTTTCTGCTAAAAAAATAGATGACATTTATTATAAAAATATAGTAGATGGTCTTACACCTGAATTACAGAGAATCCGGGATGATGTGCTCCAAAATCGTGAACTGTATGAGGCGCAGGTTGAAAAAGGACATAAAATAAGTCTTCTTGATCATTTGAGTTTTGAGGGAATCTTGCCAACCTACTCTTTCCCACAAGATGTAGTAGGATTCTTTATTGAGGACAGATATGGAAGTAAAATTCTCCAAAGACCAGACCGCTCACTTGACATTGCGATTAGTGAGTATGCTCCGGGGAAAGTTCTCGTTGTAAACAAGGAAACCTACAAAGTTGGTGGAATTTACAGTTTTCACTCAAAGTTTAGAAAAGGCAATAAACGTGAGAATCAGGCACAACCATATTTTGAGGATCCAAATTATCTTTCGGATTTGTATCTTTGTCCTGATCCGTATTGTGGATGGACTGATACAGACTATCCAATGGATGGGGTATGCCCATTCTGTGGAAAACCTGTCTCTGAAAACAAAAAACAGAAGTTGCTCCGACCGTGGGGTTTTGCTCCCGTAAATGGAAGGCCAATTCCTGAAGCACACGCAGAATTTGAACAGTCTTATGCAGAAGAGCCATGTTACTTTGCAACACCTGACCGTAGGGACATGAAGGATATTGGTTGTCAGCACATAATGGCAGCAGTTCGTTCAGATAAGATCAGGATCATTAACAAGGGTGTAAAAGGACGTGGATTTAATGTATGTCAGAAGTGTGGTGCAGCAGAGGTTGCAGAACAACTTACTGGTGAAGGTTCCGGATCGAAAATGTTGGAAGATATTGATCGACCATACGCAATCCCGGGTGTGACTTCAAAGAAGTGTTCTCATAATCCAATAAATCTGTATCTTGGGCACACCTTTGCAACAGATATGATTGTCTTTGAGTTTGAGTTGGATAAGTCTCGAATTAATACAAATCCCCTTGGCATGTGGATTTCAAACGCTGCAACAACACTTGCAGAGGCGTTTTTACTTGCTGCAAGTCGTACTCTGGATGTTGATTTCAAAGATATTAAAGGTGGTCACAGAATTCACGGAACTGGATCTACAACCTTTGTTGATATTTACATTTATGATAGTCTGTCAAGTGGAGCAGGATATGCAACTGGCCTTTGGAAAATGATCGACCCGTTACTTGAGAATGTTCAGGATGTTTTGAATTGTGATGAAGAAAATCCTTGTAATACAGCGTGTCACACATGTCTTAAACATTACTGGAACCAGAGAGTTCATGATAAATTAGATCGTTTTGCTGCATTTGATCTCCTTAACTGGGGTATGTATGGAGATCTGCCGGAACCATTGAGTGTTGATAAGCAGTCTGATCTAATCTATCCACTCAAAAGGTTGATTGTTGATGATCATCCAAGAATTAAATTTAAATGTGATAGTACTTGTATCTCAATGATTTTACCAAATAAATCAATTGAATTTGTGGTGTGTCCTGCGATGTGGGTTCTTCCAGGAAATCAATCAAATACTTTTTATTTGTCAGATAAAATGGTAATTAGAGCGCTTCCAAAAGCATTCGATGAAGTTGATAAATTTATTAGGAATTTGAGTCCCCATTGA